One Natronomonas moolapensis 8.8.11 genomic region harbors:
- a CDS encoding sensor histidine kinase, translated as MGSEKRATLPPAYDDLHVGVALFDPEAGTVSDANSWVETILGYTVSELRGLPIEAYTANTYPRSGEELLARLRASTGGRLRELVWRAKRSDGELVWVRIRFARRQVDGRECVYAELQDITEYYDTYHRAELFWRVLRHNLRNEATVIAGNATPVAECADAERLRTAAETIRVRAEKLGQMADSVEEIQQAVAGGETQRVRKHATVAVRTVAKEIAAEHPDAEIVVTERDSMWVDVDDAFVNALSHAIENAVVHTESPEPTVEVAVGPSPNTGRVEVRISDANPPIPEGELDALFDPDITTSTSHGTGIGLFVMKWCVESLGGEVRFERSEEGNDVYFYLPPEASPDEGGAQTEG; from the coding sequence ATGGGAAGCGAGAAACGAGCCACGTTGCCGCCGGCGTACGACGACCTCCACGTCGGCGTCGCGCTGTTCGACCCGGAGGCAGGTACCGTCTCGGACGCGAACAGCTGGGTAGAGACGATACTCGGTTACACCGTCTCGGAACTGCGCGGGCTCCCGATCGAGGCGTACACCGCGAACACCTACCCACGCTCGGGCGAGGAGCTACTGGCCCGACTCCGGGCGAGCACCGGGGGGCGCCTTCGGGAACTCGTCTGGCGGGCGAAGCGATCGGACGGGGAGCTCGTCTGGGTGCGGATCCGCTTCGCGCGCCGGCAGGTGGACGGACGCGAGTGCGTGTACGCCGAGCTGCAGGACATAACGGAGTACTACGACACGTACCACCGGGCGGAGCTGTTCTGGCGGGTCCTCAGACACAACCTGCGGAACGAGGCGACCGTCATCGCGGGGAACGCGACCCCGGTCGCGGAGTGCGCCGACGCGGAACGCCTGCGGACGGCCGCCGAGACGATCCGAGTGCGCGCGGAGAAACTCGGGCAGATGGCCGATTCCGTCGAGGAGATTCAACAAGCAGTCGCCGGGGGCGAGACACAACGCGTCCGAAAGCACGCGACCGTCGCCGTGCGAACAGTCGCAAAGGAGATCGCCGCCGAACACCCCGACGCGGAGATCGTCGTCACCGAACGCGACAGTATGTGGGTCGACGTCGACGACGCGTTCGTCAACGCGCTCTCGCACGCCATCGAGAACGCCGTCGTTCACACCGAGTCGCCGGAGCCGACCGTCGAGGTCGCCGTCGGCCCCTCCCCCAACACCGGGCGTGTCGAAGTCAGGATCAGCGACGCGAACCCGCCGATACCCGAGGGCGAACTCGACGCGCTGTTCGATCCGGACATAACGACGAGTACGTCCCACGGCACCGGGATCGGCCTGTTCGTCATGAAGTGGTGCGTGGAATCCCTCGGCGGCGAGGTCAGATTCGAACGCTCCGAGGAGGGAAACGACGTCTACTTTTATTTGCCGCCGGAGGCGTCCCCCGACGAAGGGGGAGCCCAGACCGAGGGGTGA
- the ppk1 gene encoding polyphosphate kinase 1, whose product MSDDQDIPPLDVDIEPYEPEDVDLTDPDLYLNRELSELAFQRRVLREVLDDRTPLLERIRFLSIVTRNLDEFVMKRVGGLKQQIEAGVTETTVDGRTPLEQWEEIHEQLEPMLRKQADCYETELRPALARAGIEIVAYDDLGAGARSGLREHFERSIKPTLTPLSFDPAHPFPFISNRSLSLAVLTRPHGGDDPTFTRIKIPPNRPRLIEVGESSRYVLVEELIEHNLDLLLPNVDILDTALFRLTRNAEVRRNEEVAEDLIEMIEDVLEQRRFASAVRMEIESDANPHIRETLREELDLDEREIYDLEGPIDYRDFASLAELDRPELKPDPWSPQSHPRLREDARPAFEADEGDGESRSVFEHIDEDDILLHHPYHDFGETVQRFLTEAANDPDVLAVKAAIYRTASDSQVIQSLIEAAENGKQVAVMVELKARFDEQNNLEWVRRLEENGIHVAYGTIGLKTHTKTALVVREDDDNDVTLYSHVGTGNYHSETAKGYVDLGLLTADRDIGQDLVTLFNSFTGPGLDEQFRKLLVAPVTMREEFTRYIRREARHARAGRPARIVAKVNGLEDPGIVAELYRASMAGVDIDLIVRDICRLRPGVEGISETVSIHSVVGRFLEHSRIFYFENGARAADADDGAASDPEGADVDWGHPEYYLGSADWMARNLDSRVEAVTPVEDPDIRRQLKFNLELILADNRRRWTMNPDGSYDQQRPEDGERVVDTQAVLMERTRTAVTNEAHDTAPGAASVPESDILVATADGDAERPTGSDHGRPSGVPKEAAPPGPTDPSGEPPDGATLPEGPLARHRDRWYRPDSGTYRFAVRTPDGDRRYLKTRSGAEAALRRLYDVDDADSAGGTGDADGADDNANEADGDATETADADDMGDTGDADTGN is encoded by the coding sequence ATGAGCGACGACCAGGACATCCCACCCCTCGACGTCGATATCGAGCCGTACGAACCCGAAGACGTCGATCTGACCGACCCGGATCTGTATCTGAACCGCGAACTGAGCGAACTCGCATTCCAACGGCGAGTGCTTCGGGAAGTCCTCGACGACCGGACCCCCCTGCTCGAACGGATCCGGTTTCTCTCCATCGTCACCCGGAATTTAGACGAGTTCGTCATGAAGCGGGTCGGGGGTCTCAAACAGCAGATCGAGGCCGGGGTCACGGAGACGACCGTCGACGGCCGAACCCCACTCGAGCAGTGGGAGGAGATCCACGAACAACTCGAGCCGATGCTGCGCAAGCAGGCCGACTGTTATGAGACGGAACTCCGCCCGGCGCTGGCCCGGGCGGGCATCGAGATCGTCGCCTACGACGACCTCGGCGCCGGGGCGCGTTCGGGGCTGCGCGAGCACTTCGAGCGGTCGATCAAGCCGACGCTGACGCCGTTGTCGTTCGATCCGGCCCACCCGTTCCCGTTCATTTCGAACCGATCGCTGTCGCTTGCGGTACTCACCCGCCCGCACGGAGGCGACGATCCGACGTTCACCCGGATCAAGATCCCGCCGAACCGTCCCCGTCTGATCGAGGTCGGAGAGAGTTCGCGGTACGTCTTGGTCGAGGAACTAATCGAGCACAACCTCGATCTCCTCCTGCCGAACGTGGACATACTCGACACGGCGCTGTTCCGCCTGACGCGCAACGCCGAGGTGCGCCGCAACGAGGAGGTGGCCGAGGATCTCATCGAGATGATCGAGGACGTGCTCGAACAGCGCCGCTTCGCCAGCGCGGTTCGGATGGAGATCGAATCGGACGCCAACCCGCACATCCGGGAGACGCTCCGCGAGGAACTGGATCTCGACGAGCGCGAAATATACGACCTCGAGGGACCGATCGACTACCGCGATTTCGCCTCGCTGGCGGAACTGGACCGCCCCGAGCTGAAACCCGATCCCTGGTCGCCGCAGTCGCACCCGCGGCTCCGCGAGGACGCTCGCCCGGCGTTCGAAGCCGACGAGGGCGACGGGGAGTCCCGGAGCGTCTTCGAGCACATCGACGAGGACGACATCCTCCTACATCACCCGTATCACGATTTCGGCGAGACGGTCCAGCGGTTTCTCACCGAGGCGGCCAACGATCCCGACGTGCTGGCGGTGAAGGCGGCGATCTATCGGACGGCGAGCGACTCCCAGGTCATCCAATCGCTCATCGAGGCCGCCGAGAACGGCAAGCAGGTCGCGGTGATGGTCGAACTGAAGGCCCGTTTCGACGAGCAGAACAACCTCGAGTGGGTCCGCCGTCTGGAGGAAAACGGCATCCACGTCGCCTACGGCACCATCGGGCTGAAGACCCACACGAAGACCGCCCTCGTCGTCCGGGAGGACGACGACAACGACGTCACCCTCTATTCACACGTCGGCACCGGCAACTACCACTCCGAGACGGCAAAGGGCTACGTCGACCTCGGGCTGTTGACCGCCGACCGCGACATCGGGCAGGACCTCGTTACGCTTTTCAACTCCTTCACTGGGCCGGGGCTGGACGAACAGTTCCGAAAGCTGCTCGTCGCCCCCGTGACGATGCGCGAGGAGTTCACCCGCTATATCCGCCGCGAGGCGCGACACGCCCGGGCCGGCCGCCCGGCCCGCATCGTGGCGAAGGTCAACGGCCTCGAGGATCCCGGCATCGTCGCGGAACTGTACCGGGCGTCGATGGCCGGCGTCGACATCGACCTCATCGTCCGGGACATCTGCCGGCTGCGCCCCGGAGTAGAGGGAATCAGCGAGACCGTCTCGATCCACTCGGTCGTGGGTCGGTTCCTCGAACACTCCCGGATCTTCTACTTCGAGAACGGTGCCCGTGCGGCCGACGCGGACGACGGGGCGGCCTCCGACCCGGAGGGGGCCGACGTCGACTGGGGACACCCGGAGTACTACCTCGGGAGCGCCGACTGGATGGCCCGGAACCTCGACAGCCGCGTCGAGGCGGTCACCCCGGTCGAGGACCCCGACATCCGCCGGCAGTTGAAGTTCAACCTCGAGTTGATCCTCGCGGACAACCGGCGGCGCTGGACGATGAACCCCGACGGGAGCTACGACCAGCAGCGTCCCGAAGACGGCGAACGCGTCGTCGACACACAAGCGGTCCTGATGGAACGGACCCGAACGGCCGTGACGAACGAAGCGCACGACACCGCCCCCGGCGCGGCCTCGGTCCCCGAGAGCGATATCCTCGTCGCGACGGCCGACGGGGACGCGGAACGGCCGACCGGGAGCGACCACGGACGGCCGTCCGGCGTCCCGAAGGAAGCCGCCCCGCCGGGACCGACGGACCCGAGCGGGGAGCCGCCGGACGGAGCCACCCTCCCCGAGGGACCGCTGGCGCGTCACCGGGATCGGTGGTACCGCCCCGACAGCGGGACGTACCGGTTTGCGGTTCGGACGCCGGACGGCGACCGCCGGTATTTGAAGACACGCTCGGGCGCCGAGGCGGCGCTTCGCCGGCTCTACGACGTGGACGATGCCGACAGCGCAGGTGGCACTGGCGACGCGGATGGAGCGGACGACAACGCGAACGAGGCGGACGGCGACGCGACCGAGACCGCCGACGCGGACGATATGGGTGACACGGGCGACGCGGACACCGGGAACTGA
- a CDS encoding metallophosphoesterase family protein: MSLELLLDTDLDAAHRRLDSDDWDDIYVVGDVHGCRATLERLLDSLAPDRNDLVVFVGDLVRKGPDSEGVIDVLRSRSNLLSVRGNNEQKLVDGRKSIDSLSDDDLAYLDSLPAVISWDDVAVVHGGIDHRKPVAEHTLTDVLNTRSLAPEGGYERPYWFETRRESPRIFFGHTVLAEPFASDHAVGLDTGCVYGGRLTAYDYRDSAFRSVEPPETYRSRSTDSIVEPRLATPDGQP, from the coding sequence ATGTCTCTCGAACTACTACTCGATACGGACCTTGACGCGGCCCACCGACGCCTCGACAGCGACGACTGGGACGACATCTACGTCGTCGGCGACGTTCACGGCTGTCGGGCGACGCTCGAACGGCTCCTCGACTCGTTGGCTCCGGACCGGAACGACCTCGTCGTCTTCGTCGGTGACCTGGTTCGGAAGGGCCCCGACAGCGAGGGCGTCATCGACGTCCTCAGATCGCGCTCGAACCTCCTTTCGGTCCGGGGCAACAACGAGCAGAAACTCGTCGACGGGCGAAAATCGATCGACTCGCTGAGCGACGACGACCTCGCGTACCTCGACTCGCTGCCGGCGGTTATCTCGTGGGACGACGTCGCAGTCGTCCACGGCGGGATCGACCACCGGAAGCCGGTCGCCGAGCACACGCTCACCGACGTCCTGAACACCCGCTCGCTCGCCCCCGAGGGCGGGTACGAACGACCCTACTGGTTCGAGACCCGCCGGGAGTCCCCCCGGATCTTCTTCGGCCACACCGTCCTCGCGGAGCCGTTCGCGAGCGACCACGCCGTCGGCCTCGATACGGGCTGTGTCTACGGCGGCCGGTTGACCGCCTACGACTACCGCGACTCGGCGTTCCGAAGCGTCGAACCGCCCGAAACCTACCGTTCTCGCTCGACCGACAGCATCGTCGAGCCGCGGCTCGCGACGCCCGACGGACAGCCATGA
- a CDS encoding DUF7260 family protein, producing the protein MKRRPIGHLGDARERVVAESDHVEGKLAAFDRFERRVRGIDPVETGTAATARVAGGGTVSSRLIAERSGDDRCRRVREGFAETVRPYSVEDVTEAESVVATIGEELGEEVALAVSPGGGGAFTPAIREVVLSAVGDRRSELRAMSAALEREHGSIRTTVDELDAALEAVEALGSRRLYRCGFGELRERHERLARFRERNERLARERQKLVGSTTSHGAATGIRHRTLLEYLYRDLSVDHPVLTAVVDFEKRCLERQRAIRDQLTRRV; encoded by the coding sequence ATGAAGCGGCGACCGATCGGCCACCTCGGGGACGCACGCGAGCGCGTCGTGGCCGAATCGGACCACGTCGAGGGAAAGCTCGCGGCGTTCGATCGGTTCGAGCGGAGGGTTCGCGGGATCGACCCGGTCGAGACCGGAACGGCCGCCACGGCGCGGGTGGCCGGCGGCGGAACGGTGTCCAGCAGGCTCATCGCAGAGCGATCGGGCGACGACCGATGTCGGCGGGTTCGGGAGGGGTTCGCGGAGACGGTTCGCCCCTACAGCGTCGAGGACGTCACGGAGGCCGAGTCGGTCGTCGCGACGATCGGCGAGGAGCTCGGCGAGGAGGTCGCACTCGCCGTCTCTCCCGGTGGCGGCGGGGCGTTCACCCCGGCGATTCGGGAGGTCGTCCTCTCTGCGGTCGGGGACCGTCGCTCCGAACTCCGGGCGATGTCGGCGGCGCTCGAGCGCGAGCACGGCTCCATCCGGACGACCGTCGACGAACTCGACGCGGCGCTCGAGGCGGTGGAGGCGCTCGGGAGCCGGCGGCTCTACCGATGCGGGTTCGGGGAGCTCCGCGAGCGTCACGAGCGGTTGGCTCGCTTCCGAGAGCGCAACGAGCGCCTCGCCCGGGAACGCCAGAAACTCGTCGGCTCGACGACGAGCCACGGAGCGGCGACGGGGATCCGACACCGAACGCTGCTCGAGTACCTGTACCGGGATCTATCGGTCGACCATCCCGTACTGACGGCGGTCGTCGACTTCGAGAAGAGGTGCCTCGAGCGACAGCGGGCGATCCGAGACCAGTTGACCCGGCGGGTGTGA
- a CDS encoding helix-turn-helix domain-containing protein, whose protein sequence is MPDPRPTDRETDGHLRVTLSVTPSSAADCVVLGSGSSGTVSMHTTPESGDCDGGCRAQCRAEATADSDAEPKLLTGEVADRCICPAFREYDCVASIDGFEGDTLSVSVVVPDREELVAVVAALRARDATVRVDRLSTSPGGDSDGRSLELAADTVTGKQREAVRTAVSAGYYETPRDADLADLAAELGVSRSAISQRLAAVESKLVAELARADGPVAAD, encoded by the coding sequence ATGCCCGATCCCCGACCCACCGACCGAGAGACCGACGGCCACCTCCGCGTGACGCTTTCTGTGACGCCGTCGTCCGCAGCCGACTGCGTCGTCCTCGGTTCCGGCTCAAGCGGTACGGTCTCGATGCACACAACGCCCGAGTCGGGTGATTGCGACGGCGGCTGTCGTGCCCAGTGTCGGGCCGAGGCGACCGCCGACTCGGACGCCGAACCGAAGCTCCTGACCGGCGAGGTCGCGGACCGTTGTATCTGTCCGGCGTTTCGCGAGTACGACTGCGTCGCGTCCATAGATGGGTTCGAGGGCGACACGCTTTCGGTGTCCGTCGTTGTCCCGGATCGCGAGGAACTGGTGGCCGTCGTCGCTGCGCTCAGGGCGCGTGACGCGACCGTCCGGGTCGATCGGCTCTCGACGTCGCCGGGCGGCGACTCGGACGGCCGCTCTCTCGAACTCGCCGCGGACACGGTCACCGGCAAACAGCGCGAGGCGGTTCGAACCGCCGTCTCGGCCGGCTACTACGAGACCCCGCGGGACGCCGACCTCGCGGACCTCGCGGCCGAACTCGGCGTTTCGCGGTCGGCAATCTCTCAGCGGCTCGCGGCCGTCGAATCGAAACTCGTCGCCGAACTCGCGAGGGCCGACGGCCCAGTCGCCGCCGACTGA
- a CDS encoding winged helix-turn-helix domain-containing protein: protein MSQNADGRPADSDRSPVAPPDADATPDSEPESLLELLADDDARELFERAGRPRTIPELAAECDVARSTAYRKVNRLVEADLLVPTDRPVGDTGHATEYRRSVERIEIEVGDRTDVEFST from the coding sequence GTGAGCCAGAACGCCGACGGACGCCCCGCCGACTCGGATCGAAGCCCGGTTGCGCCCCCGGACGCGGACGCGACCCCGGACTCGGAACCGGAGTCCCTACTGGAGTTACTCGCGGACGACGACGCACGGGAACTGTTCGAGCGGGCCGGCAGGCCCCGGACGATCCCCGAACTGGCGGCCGAGTGCGACGTCGCGCGCTCGACCGCCTACCGGAAGGTGAACCGACTCGTCGAAGCGGACCTGCTGGTCCCGACCGACCGCCCCGTCGGCGACACCGGCCACGCGACCGAGTACCGGCGGTCCGTCGAGCGAATCGAGATCGAGGTCGGTGATCGGACGGACGTCGAGTTCTCCACTTGA
- a CDS encoding ZIP family metal transporter: MHVENIVFVFVAGLITALATGLGAIPFFFVEDFSDRWNVALWGIASGIMVSASLFGLINEGLAYATAGLPTLLIGGLLVGVALVEAADRVLDSVDIGGVDDPTREGEEAPLGAAAFAQADLKKLVLILGILTVHSFPEGVAVGVSFAELGLEGGLPILGVSVPLLAVFMTVAISIHNVPEGTAIAIPMRAMGLSKWRMVGAAVFSSLPQPIGAAIAFVFVTWAREFLPFGFGFAAGAMVYLVVTEFIPEALDTGADLPGGGRRELLAGLLAGVAAMVPLLYV; the protein is encoded by the coding sequence ATACACGTGGAGAACATCGTCTTCGTCTTCGTCGCCGGCCTGATCACGGCGCTCGCTACCGGTCTCGGCGCTATCCCGTTCTTTTTTGTCGAGGATTTCAGCGACCGGTGGAACGTCGCGCTGTGGGGCATCGCCTCGGGGATCATGGTCTCGGCGTCGCTCTTCGGACTGATAAACGAGGGGCTGGCCTACGCCACGGCGGGGCTCCCGACGCTTCTGATCGGCGGCCTGCTCGTCGGTGTCGCCTTGGTCGAGGCCGCCGATCGGGTGCTCGACTCGGTCGACATCGGCGGGGTCGACGATCCGACCCGCGAGGGCGAAGAGGCCCCTCTCGGGGCCGCCGCGTTCGCCCAGGCCGACCTGAAGAAACTCGTCCTCATCCTCGGCATCCTCACGGTCCACAGCTTCCCCGAAGGCGTCGCTGTCGGGGTCTCCTTCGCCGAACTCGGTCTGGAGGGTGGCCTCCCGATCCTCGGGGTTTCGGTCCCGCTGCTTGCGGTGTTCATGACCGTCGCCATCTCGATCCACAACGTTCCGGAGGGGACGGCCATCGCCATCCCGATGCGGGCGATGGGGCTCTCGAAGTGGCGGATGGTCGGGGCCGCCGTCTTTTCGAGTCTCCCGCAGCCGATCGGCGCCGCCATCGCGTTCGTGTTCGTCACCTGGGCCCGGGAGTTCCTGCCCTTCGGGTTCGGCTTCGCCGCGGGCGCGATGGTGTATCTGGTCGTGACGGAGTTCATCCCGGAGGCGCTCGACACCGGTGCGGACCTGCCCGGCGGGGGTCGCCGCGAACTGCTCGCCGGCCTCCTCGCGGGCGTCGCGGCGATGGTTCCGCTTTTGTACGTGTGA
- a CDS encoding IclR family transcriptional regulator codes for MDDDRVRATETSIRMLEGLIDLGGEAGITELATHLSVAKSTVYKHLNTLESSGLVVKHGDSYRIGLRALEFGGYAQRYDGVYDTARPQLRKMADETGELANLMFEEDGWGVYVHTSRGEDAVDIDTQTGRRAHLHATGLGKAILATLPEERVEEIVDSRGLPGVTEHTITDRTELLAELEKIRAAGIAYDREECVEGMACIARPLSTPSERPAAISITGPVSRVSSGGTEATIRTVLEEAGNVIELELTG; via the coding sequence ATGGACGACGACCGCGTCCGGGCGACCGAGACCTCGATCCGGATGCTCGAGGGGCTCATCGACCTCGGTGGGGAAGCAGGTATCACGGAACTCGCGACGCACCTCTCGGTCGCCAAGAGCACCGTTTATAAACACCTCAACACGCTCGAATCCAGCGGTCTCGTCGTCAAACACGGCGACAGCTACCGGATCGGGCTCCGGGCCCTGGAGTTCGGCGGGTACGCACAACGCTACGACGGCGTCTACGACACCGCCCGCCCGCAACTCCGGAAGATGGCGGACGAGACGGGCGAACTCGCGAATCTCATGTTCGAGGAGGACGGCTGGGGCGTCTACGTCCACACCTCCCGCGGAGAGGACGCCGTCGACATCGACACCCAGACTGGCCGCCGCGCCCACCTCCACGCGACGGGACTCGGCAAGGCGATCCTCGCGACGCTCCCGGAGGAGCGCGTCGAGGAGATCGTCGATTCTCGGGGGCTCCCGGGCGTGACAGAGCACACGATCACCGACCGGACGGAGCTGCTCGCGGAACTCGAGAAGATCCGCGCCGCGGGGATCGCCTACGACCGCGAGGAGTGCGTCGAGGGAATGGCCTGTATCGCCCGCCCGCTGTCGACGCCGAGCGAGCGCCCGGCCGCGATCAGCATCACCGGCCCCGTGAGCCGGGTTTCGAGCGGCGGGACGGAGGCCACGATCCGAACCGTCCTAGAGGAGGCCGGCAACGTCATCGAACTCGAACTGACCGGCTGA